CATACAAATGAGACGAATTCCTCCCAAATAATAGAGTAGTCATGACTCATGTGCATGTAGACCACTTGGCCTAACAACCACCCATGTGGCAAGATATATGCCATAGATAAGATAGCAACACAAGATTAAATAAGAGCATCTACTAGTGCCACGTTTCCGACTCCAATGACACATTTTTCTACGAGATCTTATATGATCACACAATTATCCATACACTTTCGTTAAAATTTGCATTGATATTAACATGTGAATGGATTATACCACTTATATATGGTACACTAATGGTACTTAGTGAAAAAATAATCCAACCACTACTTATTACATGTCTaaattgtgaaaatgtgtgCAGAAGTGTGTCATCTAGactttttacttttgtttagaGGGAGATGTAGTATGGGTCAAAATGAAGAGATAAATTAATGCAGTGTAGCATTTACCATCATAAGCCCTTTGATAATTAAGAAGATGATCGATCAAGTTGTTCCCTTCCTCTTCCTTATTCCTCACTTCATCAATTAGACTTTGCAAGAACACATCCGTTCTCTTGGCAAGTCCCTTCAACTTTTTCTCCAAACCCCCATGATCAATCCATCGCAACACCGCCAAAAACTCTCCTGGATTCGACGCCCGGCTAACTTTACTATCCTATTCATTATCTCCCTGAACTGCCTTGCTTCTTCCACGTCTTTCACATCTTCCCCATAGTACCTCTTCCCTCCCACCATTCTCATTATAATGTTAAATGTCAGCTCCGAGAACATAGATTTCAACTCTACCTTAGCGAAACCTTGGGTCGAGTTGTTTGACAGTTTGCGTAGCAAGTGCTTGATCTCGTCCCTTCGAATGCCTAAGAACATGTTGAGACGATTCGTTGAAAAGATTTCTAGGGCACTGATGCGGCGAAGGTTGCGCCAATGGTCTCCATAAGGGGCTGATACCAAAGTGGTGTAGTTGTAGCCTAAGTGCCTGCCCACTGAGAAGCGAGGACGGTTGGCTTAAACAATGTCGTTTTTGGTGAAACATTCTTCAACTGCAGATGGGGATGCTATGATGACCACAAGTTTGGAACCAAATCGAAGAGAGAAAACGTGAACGTATTTTTGTGATAGGCGGTGAAAAGTGCGGTGAAGAGGTTTCTTAAGGAGATGGAGATGACCTAGAATTGGTAGAGAAGGTGGGCTGGGTGGAAGGTGTTTGCGTGGTGTTCTTGtttgaaggaaaattttgaaagcaATGAAGAGGAGGAAAAGCGAGCTCAGAGATCTTCTGTTCCACTTTTTCTGCTCCACTTTATATtctaccaataaaaacttgtcacgtgttacttattaatattaccattattaattaatgatagtatttaattaattatgttaacaCATGGCAAacttttattggtggagtatagaaTGAAACaggaaaagtgggacagaagatttggattcAGAGATGGGTACTAGAGCAAGATGTCTTCCATGCCAcatatgttgttgttgttggtggtgggtttttttttttttttttttttttttttgagtatgtGAAGAGATtatgatgaatatatatatatatatatatatatatatatagtggggcTACGTGCCTACGTGTAAGAGTTTAATCCAAGAAAtgaactaacaaaaaaaaattctaacttaGTCAATAGATTAGACAcaatacttttccttttatttgttCACAATCATTGATATAATCAATTGTAATGAGtgtacgtaaaaaaaaaaaaaaaaaggtgtatcAATAATAAAATGCGAGGTAATTCGTTGATGAcaaactatattattaaaacaaatattgTGAAATACAAAAATGTTAGGTAGTTTTCTTTCGGAAAGAGGACACAAAgattcacttttatttttcgaATTCATATATTTATCTTTAAGGTTTGTATTCTAAATTAGTCAAGTCAATTAAGGATaggttcatttatttatttatttatttatttttttgggtgatacTAGCACAGGATTCAGGTATTGAATGGACCAATTGATCCaacatttattatataaataatctgACTGTATGGATTTGAAAAAGGCAGTTTATAagaaatttcattgaaatttatttatttaatcctGCGAAAATGTGGGAGTGACAGAAGAGGGTGGGTGAGAGTAGAGGTGCGTGAGAGTGCCTGGTGTTTGACTTATGAAATTTGAATAAGCTTTATGAaattgagtcttagagactcagTTTCTAGGTGGCTTTTAGCCACGTCATTTTTAGGCAACACAAATTGATGCTCAAAGACATGATTTATAAACtaagtcttagagactcgatttccaagtggATGCCACGTGGAAAAAGCTCCAAATTAGACCTAATCAGAATATGGAAaccgagtctttgagactcaaTTTATAAGGCCTAAATCAAGTCTTTAAAATTCaagatgttattaaaaaatatagtttcaaaactgtgcctactaactatatagttggaAAAATGGGGttaattcccaattttggccTGACTGATCTGGTTGTGTTACTTTCACTTGCATCTATTCAGGGAAAGCGAAATAACTtccgacttttttttttttttttttttttagaatcaacttccgactttagatagaaagaggTCGGGGGTCAATATAAAGGGTACCAGCATATGCTAGAAGAAGGGAAATATTGATATTGTATTATTTAGAGAGCCTCTCCCGTAAGCTCACTTAACATCCAGTCATTATGTTGAGATGTTGGTGACTGTTCTTATTTATCATTGCTCTTATTTATCAGTAATTAAACAACTGAAGCTTACAAACTTCTAGTGACTAAGAATATTCACAtcagttttttcaaatttttagttaaattaatttaaaaaaactctACATTTTCTAGTTTAGCTATCTATTGTTGTTAAGTAAACTCCAAGTGAGatctaaatacaataaaatttaatatattagtttatttaaaaaattttaagatctaaatgatttttttttttttttaatttaagaagaataaatttatacttttgATGTTTGACTTACTATTCCACCCATATTTTAGGTAAAATTagtttggtatttttttttttgaaaagaccAAGATATTGTCAAAATAATCATAATCAAGTTCGTTTAAGCtaggctttaaaaaaatttagtttaggggcttcaaaattttattttaggagggtcaaaaaataaatttaaaaagtatatatagattttttttttttttttttttgacaatgaACCCCCTGAACTATTCCTAGAGCCGCCCATGGGTGAACACAACCCACCACCTGACCCATAAGTGTGCCAATGTGTCTTTTAACAGCAACTTTAAAAATCCATGATTTGGGTTACACGCTAACATGCATGGTAGGTGCTTATATTCATGAACAAATGCATACATTGGAAGAAAACATACTATTAGGCCTAGGCGCATGGTCTGATCAGTAGTCTTCAGTGGAtcatctggatttgcagaacaAGGGCTAATATTccaagttaatttttttagaaattttaagaGGTTGTATAAATTACAGTATCACTCACCATGTTATGAAAGTGTTTGCAAATATAGCTAAGTTACTCACTAAAGACCCTAAGGACACAGTTCAAACATCATGCATAGATTCGGAAAGAACCTTATGCATGAGAGGGCACGCTCTACACATGGCTTCCAATGGGACGACTTTTGGCATGGTGATTCCATCACCTTCAGCCATGTCAACTTTTTCTTTAGTAACCCTTTCCCACTCAAAGCATTGAATCAACAACCCCAAAGTCAAGCTCATTGTATGTTGGGCAAGGCCTGCCCCAGGACAAGGCCTCCTCCTTAATCCAAAAGGCATTAACTTATGTGGGTCAACCTCACCAATTTCAAACCTCTCGAGTTTAAAACTAGTAGTATCTTCCCACAACTTAGGATCTCTATGTATGACCCATGCAATGACCAATAACATTGTGTCACGTGGTATATCATATCCTTCGATAGTACAATCATTAGAAGACGAATGAGGTACTAATAAAGGGCCAGGGGCGTACAATCGAGATGTCTTTGAGATGATACATTGGAGGTAGTGTAATTTGGGAACATCTTGTTCGTCTATCCATTTATCTTGCTCAATTTGAGTGTCCAACTCTACTCTAGCCTTCTTCAACACATCGGGATGATTAATCAAATTAGACATTGCCCATTCTAATGTCACTGCTAACATTTTAGTTcttgcaagtatcaagacctaCCAATATGTGtttagaaaaataagaagaatgaaaaaagaaaaaaaaaagaattgatttgATAACCTatgaaaaaatctttttttgttttttgttttttttcataacaatagaatcttacccaaaagaaagaaaaagatttggGAGGTCTTCTAACAATTAGGTATAATTAGGATTGAAGTGATagtctaatagtaataacaTCAGGTGTCCCATCTTAGTGATTCAAACCCACCTCTTTCCTCCTCCATTATCTACCCATATAAGagtaacattaaaaaaataaaaataaaaacaaaaactatgtGTAACATCAATGGTGGCTATAGGAATTATTTTTAGAGTGGttactaagaaatttaaattatacaaaatttaataaagaaataacttggatatatcaatatcacccaaaaaaaaaaaaaaaaaaaaaaaaaccttacgaAAATACATGAAGTGCATGTTACCATGTTGTTTTCCACTAACAAagagaaaagttaaaaataaataaataaataaataaaaaatattgataagaGATAAACTGGAAATTGAGAATGATGAGATTAGAGTAATCAAgtaagagaattgaaatgacaatagagaatcaaaagaaaaatggatGATGTTTGCTACAACTATGAGATGAGTCGCTAAAGAAGCAAAATTATTGCCACTACACTGTTAAGGAGAACTCATGACTACACTATTTTTCTTGAAGagccaaaattatttttggagtaatgctacattcacaatttttattttattttatatatatatatatatatatatatttatatattgttataaaaaGTGATGTCTATATTGGCgccaaattagaattaataaccAATTTCCGCTTATCATATAAGATTTGTGAATGtagtattattcttatttttattgaatcgAAATTCTTGTAATTCTCAAATTAGGGTggtcaatatttttattagagtggTCAAAATAAGTTAGTTTAGTGTGTGTATACATTTTTTGACAAATCAAGatggtcttgtgaccaccctGCAATACATGTATAGTGGCCCTGAGTaacatgtaaaaaaataatatgattttgGGCTCGTTAATCCCTTCCATTAAttacccaaaatatatatatcaaacatttttcatcaaaatataATCATAAACCCAAGCCATAAAATATCAACACTTCACTTGGAAAGGgtaaagctatatatatatatatatatagagagagagagagagagagagagagagagagagagagagagagagagagagagagagagagagagagagagagagagagagagagagagagagagagagagagagagcttgccaattttgttttttgttttttttttccctctcctaaATAGCAACAATTCTACTtgccaatttttgttttttttgttttgttttccctcTCCTAAATAGCAACaactctacatttttttttgggtagtcattaaaaaaaaaaaaaatttaattgtacaaaatttaataaaaatgtaacattaatatttcaaattaaaaaaaaaaaaaactataaacatgaagttttataattgcttctacttaaaaaaattaaaaggaaaaaataaattgctAAGAGATAAAGTGATAATTAAAAATGCTGAGAGGAGAATAATAAAGTGTGAGAGAGTTTGaaatgatgagagagagagagagagagagagcaatagaTAATACATGTTGCAATTGCAAGCCAAAGCATTGAAGAGAGTAGAGCTACCACGACTATAAAGTCAAGAAGAGCAACATTGCTAGCACAACAAAGGAAAACTTACAATCATATTATATCTCGCGGTTCCATTTTTTAGgataaatgaaattataaattattttttatgtaatggAATGGATAAGTTATGAATCTGAAATATTagggattttttcttttgtttttgaatgagtttttttttatgttgaatattttgtttttttgttgttgtttggccggcctatattttttgttattatttggggtttaattttattattatttaaggagCTAAGGACTATGTTTGGTGGATCAAGATTATTTTTGTGGTTAATGCTAGCGATACAacaaatgacccaaaaaaaaaaaaaaattaaaacattccTAAATgagaatacaaaaaaaaaaaaaaaaaaaaaaggaaaaaaaaagaattaaagattGTGGTGGGCTTATCTATGAGTTGGTAAGCTAATTTAAGAatgttgtgacattttgttatgtccataacattacttttatttttattaaactcaAATTCTTGGGATTCTTAAGTCAGAgtgttcaatatttttttagagtagACAAAATAGACataattatgtatataatttttttttttattaataattcttAAGTTCTATGTAGAGTTGTCCCCGACTCTCCTtgtataaaaaatgtcatacatgaaatttcatttttttcaaaaaataagtataattaagaacttctaaaaaaattatgacaatttaattaatgaaaaaaagattCACTTTAAtcctgtggggcccaaacgatttacgggccgggcccatctacctggggaaaatccgaaggcccaagccgaggagggctatggcccaaaaactcgaccaaatagcctatggacatcgccgaggacggctcagtcctcggcagacccaaagttccccccctgaaaggagggcagaaacggtataggaccgaaaccaggacaaaagatctaaaatatccagggaaagctgctgttattgccatttaatgctctgaacctgacagagccgcattctttggcttttacaaccatccccaatgactttgggggataggctgatgggacaagtatcaattttggaaagattgaccctatacgtggacgaa
The DNA window shown above is from Quercus lobata isolate SW786 chromosome 7, ValleyOak3.0 Primary Assembly, whole genome shotgun sequence and carries:
- the LOC115951655 gene encoding cytochrome P450 81Q32-like, which gives rise to MRMVAGKRYYGEDVKDVEEAREFRELVSEVIKMSGASNPGEFVAVLRWIDYGGLEKKLKGFAKRTDVFMQGLIDEARNKDEEGEKTMINHLLSLQKSQLEYYTDQIIKGLMLVLILARTKMLAVTLEWAMSNLINHPDVLKKARVELDTQIEQDKWIDEQDVPKLHYLQCIISKTSRLYAPGPLLVPHSSSNDCTIEGYDIPRDTMLLVIAWVIHRDPKLWEDTTSFKLERFEIGEVDPHKLMPFGLRRRPCPGAGLAQHTMSLTLGLLIQCFEWERVTKEKVDMAEGDGITMPKVVPLEAMCRACPLMHKVLSESMHDV